From the genome of Cytobacillus luteolus, one region includes:
- the spoVAE gene encoding stage V sporulation protein AE gives MDYLFAFLVGGGICVVGQLLFDVAKLTPAHVMSIFVVLGAILDGFDLYDNLIEFAGAGATVPITSFGHSLLHGAMQQAEQHGFIGIGMGIFELTSAGISSAILFSFIIALIFKPKG, from the coding sequence GTGGACTATTTATTTGCCTTTTTAGTTGGTGGTGGAATATGTGTCGTTGGACAATTACTATTTGACGTTGCAAAATTAACCCCCGCACATGTAATGAGTATATTCGTTGTTTTAGGTGCGATATTAGATGGCTTTGATTTATATGATAATTTGATTGAATTTGCAGGTGCAGGTGCAACTGTACCCATTACGAGCTTCGGCCATTCGCTCCTTCATGGTGCAATGCAACAGGCGGAACAGCATGGATTTATCGGCATAGGGATGGGGATTTTTGAACTCACTTCTGCAGGTATATCCTCTGCTATCTTATTTTCTTTCATTATTGCACTGATTTTTAAACCGAAAGGATAA
- a CDS encoding stage V sporulation protein AE has product MTTRRRKVILVTDGDEYALKTIEYVAKEVNGRCISKSYGNPTTISGPEIVKLIFDAPYDPVFVMFDDSGFLGEGAGERAMKYVATHEDIDVIGVIAVASKTHQSEWTRVDVSIDRFGELTHYGVDKSGLAELDVGRINGDTVYVLDELNIPLIVGLGDIGKMAGKDHIQVGAPITKKAVELILERSGFYDENTK; this is encoded by the coding sequence ATGACAACCAGGAGAAGAAAGGTTATCTTAGTAACCGATGGAGATGAATATGCTTTAAAAACAATTGAGTATGTGGCTAAGGAGGTTAACGGAAGATGTATTTCAAAATCTTACGGAAATCCTACCACTATATCTGGACCTGAAATTGTAAAGCTGATTTTTGACGCTCCATATGATCCTGTATTTGTAATGTTTGATGATAGCGGCTTTCTTGGTGAGGGTGCCGGTGAAAGAGCGATGAAATATGTAGCTACACATGAGGATATAGATGTAATTGGGGTTATAGCAGTTGCATCTAAAACGCATCAGTCAGAATGGACGAGGGTAGATGTAAGTATTGATCGGTTCGGAGAATTGACCCATTATGGTGTTGATAAAAGTGGACTTGCCGAATTGGATGTAGGAAGGATAAATGGGGATACCGTTTACGTTTTAGATGAACTAAATATACCTTTAATTGTTGGTTTGGGTGATATTGGTAAAATGGCAGGGAAGGACCATATCCAAGTGGGGGCTCCTATCACCAAAAAGGCTGTTGAGCTTATCCTTGAAAGGAGTGGGTTTTATGACGAAAACACAAAGTAA
- a CDS encoding spore germination protein, with protein sequence MTKTQSKTPISVEVQENNAYFKEHIGMGTGSFDIGVRKIKVVNKEVNVYFLNGLCDTAYIIQLLKELINIDPKGQESTPHALSLIENKLAHQSVSKVKNLDETVDKLLSGVIVFLIEGEDTGIAVDVRSYPGRQPQEPDTEKVVRGARDGYTENLIVNTGLTRRRIRDERLRNEILQIGERSKTDVCISYIKDVADPGLVEVLKKELQAIEIDGLTMADKTIEEFIVKQGFNPYPLVRYTERPDVAANHLLEGHVIIMVDTSPSVIITPTTFFHHVQHAEEYRQAPAVGTFLRWVRFIGIMASIFLLPLWFLFVKEPSLLPEVLSFIGPNEESSIPVIVQIFLADIGIEFLRMAAIHTPTPLSTAMGLIAAALIGQIAIDVGLFVPEVILYVSIAAIGSFATPSYELSVANKIIRLVLLVFVAIFKTPGFIIACTAYLLFLASIRSLNTPYLWPFIPFNASALWQIIVRTSVPGAKLRPSIVHPQNQHKQPK encoded by the coding sequence ATGACGAAAACACAAAGTAAGACACCTATTTCGGTGGAGGTACAAGAGAACAACGCCTATTTTAAAGAACATATTGGTATGGGCACTGGTAGCTTTGACATCGGTGTTCGTAAAATAAAAGTTGTTAATAAAGAAGTAAATGTCTATTTTCTAAATGGATTATGCGATACTGCCTATATTATTCAACTTCTAAAAGAATTGATAAATATTGATCCCAAAGGGCAGGAATCCACTCCTCATGCATTGAGTCTAATTGAAAATAAACTAGCACATCAGTCAGTATCTAAAGTGAAAAATTTAGATGAAACAGTGGATAAACTCCTATCAGGAGTAATTGTTTTTTTAATTGAAGGAGAAGATACCGGAATTGCTGTTGATGTCAGAAGCTATCCAGGCAGACAGCCTCAAGAGCCTGATACTGAGAAGGTTGTTCGAGGAGCACGGGATGGTTACACAGAGAATTTAATTGTTAATACTGGCTTAACACGAAGAAGGATTCGCGATGAACGGCTTAGAAATGAAATTCTTCAAATAGGTGAAAGGTCAAAAACTGATGTATGTATTTCTTATATAAAAGATGTAGCTGACCCCGGATTAGTAGAAGTGTTGAAAAAGGAACTTCAAGCAATCGAAATTGATGGATTAACGATGGCTGACAAAACAATCGAGGAATTCATCGTAAAACAAGGTTTTAATCCTTATCCATTGGTGAGATATACCGAGCGACCCGATGTCGCAGCAAACCATTTACTAGAGGGACATGTTATTATAATGGTAGACACATCACCAAGTGTTATCATTACTCCTACAACATTCTTTCATCATGTTCAGCATGCTGAGGAATATCGACAAGCGCCTGCAGTAGGTACATTTTTAAGATGGGTACGATTTATTGGAATAATGGCATCTATATTCTTACTACCTTTATGGTTTTTATTTGTAAAAGAACCATCTTTATTACCTGAGGTATTAAGCTTCATAGGTCCAAATGAAGAATCAAGTATCCCAGTTATTGTTCAGATTTTTCTTGCGGATATAGGAATTGAATTTTTACGGATGGCTGCAATTCATACACCAACACCACTTTCAACAGCTATGGGTTTGATTGCTGCGGCATTAATAGGACAAATTGCAATTGATGTTGGGTTATTTGTACCAGAAGTAATCTTATATGTTTCAATTGCGGCTATTGGTTCCTTTGCAACGCCTAGTTACGAGTTAAGTGTGGCTAATAAAATCATCAGGTTAGTACTACTAGTGTTTGTAGCTATATTTAAAACGCCAGGTTTTATTATAGCTTGCACGGCTTACTTATTATTTTTAGCTAGTATACGTTCTTTAAATACTCCATACCTATGGCCGTTTATACCATTTAATGCAAGTGCATTATGGCAAATCATTGTAAGAACGAGTGTACCAGGTGCAAAACTAAGACCAAGTATTGTTCACCCTCAAAACCAGCATAAACAACCAAAATAA
- the lysA gene encoding diaminopimelate decarboxylase gives MYLHGTSKVNGNGHLEIGGVDSVSLAKKYGTPLYVYDIALIRERARSFRDTFEKLNIKAQVAYASKAFSTVAMVQLVEEEGLSLDVVSGGELYTALSAGFPADRIHFHGNNKSYEELEMAIKNNIGCIVVDNFYELSLLEQVCLDNQVKVPILLRVTPGVEAHTHDYITTGQEDSKFGFDLQNGQADTAIEQALASTAFNVLGIHSHIGSQIFETTGFVLAAEKMFKKMKEWKDKHGFIPTVLNLGGGFGIRYTHEDDPIPLSQYVEAIIEEVKKHSKELDMDIPEIWIEPGRSIVGDAGTTLYSIGSNKEVPNIRKYLSVDGGMTDNIRPALYQAKYEAVLANRVNDGNEETVSIAGKCCESGDMLIWDLDLPKATSDDILAVFCTGAYGYSMSNNYNRIPRPPVVFVENGEDHLVVKRESFDDIVRLDMPLKAKVKK, from the coding sequence TTGTATTTACACGGGACAAGTAAGGTTAATGGAAATGGACATTTAGAAATAGGTGGAGTAGATTCGGTTTCACTAGCTAAGAAATATGGCACTCCTCTATATGTATATGATATCGCCCTAATCAGAGAAAGAGCAAGAAGCTTTAGAGATACCTTTGAGAAGCTTAATATTAAGGCGCAAGTTGCCTATGCAAGCAAAGCCTTCTCAACCGTTGCGATGGTTCAATTAGTTGAGGAAGAAGGTCTTTCATTGGATGTGGTATCGGGTGGGGAATTGTACACTGCTTTATCAGCAGGGTTTCCAGCAGACCGAATTCATTTCCATGGTAACAATAAAAGCTATGAAGAATTAGAAATGGCAATTAAAAATAATATTGGCTGTATTGTAGTAGATAATTTCTATGAGTTATCTTTACTTGAGCAAGTATGCTTGGACAACCAAGTGAAAGTTCCAATCCTCCTTAGAGTGACACCAGGAGTTGAGGCTCATACACACGACTACATTACAACAGGGCAGGAAGATTCAAAATTTGGGTTTGATCTTCAAAATGGCCAAGCGGATACTGCTATCGAACAAGCACTTGCATCTACTGCTTTTAATGTTCTTGGAATCCATTCACATATAGGGTCACAAATCTTTGAAACAACTGGATTTGTATTAGCAGCAGAAAAAATGTTTAAGAAAATGAAAGAATGGAAGGATAAGCATGGTTTTATCCCAACAGTCCTTAATCTTGGTGGCGGATTTGGAATTAGGTACACTCATGAAGATGATCCAATTCCATTATCTCAATATGTTGAAGCAATCATTGAAGAGGTAAAGAAGCATTCCAAAGAGCTAGACATGGATATTCCTGAAATCTGGATTGAGCCTGGTCGTTCAATTGTAGGTGATGCAGGGACAACTCTTTACTCCATTGGCTCAAATAAAGAAGTACCAAATATACGTAAATACCTTTCCGTTGATGGTGGTATGACTGATAATATCCGACCTGCTTTATATCAAGCGAAATATGAAGCAGTCCTTGCAAACCGAGTAAATGATGGGAACGAGGAAACAGTATCTATCGCTGGGAAATGCTGTGAATCTGGAGATATGCTAATCTGGGATTTAGACTTACCAAAAGCGACTTCAGATGATATACTAGCCGTTTTCTGTACAGGTGCATACGGATACTCAATGTCAAACAACTACAACAGAATTCCAAGACCCCCAGTCGTATTCGTAGAAAACGGAGAAGACCACCTAGTAGTTAAAAGAGAAAGCTTTGATGACATTGTTAGACTAGATATGCCTTTAAAAGCTAAAGTGAAAAAATAA
- a CDS encoding DUF1002 domain-containing protein: MLNKKRILSLLLLFSLIFPSLSLADAAEGDVIVTLGEDLKENEKQKLLEEMNAPENALMVVVTNEEEHKYLGQYIPKATIGTRALSSSAITIGAPGSGLEIKTNNITSITDDMFTNALITAGVKDASIYITAPIPVSGTAALTGIIKAYELSSDQAIPEDVKQIANEEMVKTVELGKSIGADEAAALMAKIKDQIAQHAPKTDEELRAIIEAAAKELGITLTEAEITSLISLFNKMKDLNIDWNQVNEQLHLAKEKITNFLGSEEGQTFLSKLQDFLVSLIDAIKAIFSSEATN; the protein is encoded by the coding sequence ATGTTAAACAAGAAACGTATACTCTCACTTCTTCTACTATTCTCTCTTATCTTTCCTTCTCTAAGCTTGGCAGATGCTGCAGAAGGCGATGTTATCGTAACGCTTGGAGAGGATTTGAAGGAAAATGAGAAACAAAAGCTACTAGAGGAAATGAACGCACCAGAGAATGCACTAATGGTTGTTGTTACAAATGAGGAAGAACACAAATACTTAGGTCAATATATTCCAAAGGCTACCATTGGGACTCGTGCTTTATCTTCTTCGGCCATTACGATTGGTGCTCCAGGGTCTGGTCTTGAGATAAAAACTAATAATATTACATCTATTACTGATGATATGTTTACAAATGCTCTTATTACAGCTGGGGTTAAGGATGCGTCTATTTATATTACAGCTCCGATACCAGTATCAGGTACTGCTGCCTTAACTGGAATTATTAAAGCCTATGAACTTTCTTCCGATCAGGCTATTCCTGAGGACGTTAAGCAGATTGCAAATGAAGAAATGGTTAAAACCGTTGAGCTTGGCAAGTCAATTGGAGCTGACGAAGCAGCTGCGCTAATGGCGAAAATTAAGGATCAGATTGCACAACATGCACCAAAAACAGACGAAGAACTTCGTGCTATTATTGAAGCGGCTGCTAAGGAATTAGGGATTACTTTAACAGAAGCAGAGATTACTAGTCTAATTTCTCTGTTTAATAAAATGAAGGACCTTAATATTGATTGGAATCAAGTGAATGAACAATTGCATTTAGCAAAAGAAAAGATTACAAATTTCCTTGGATCTGAGGAAGGACAAACTTTTCTATCAAAGTTACAGGATTTTCTAGTTAGTTTGATTGATGCTATTAAGGCTATTTTTAGCTCGGAAGCTACTAATTAA
- a CDS encoding peptidylprolyl isomerase, whose amino-acid sequence MKKASIEFENGEKIVIELFPNEAPGTVENFEKLAKEGFYDGLTFHRVIQGFVAQGGCPTGTGTGGPGYSIKCETAGNPHKHVAGSLSMAHAGKDTGGSQFFIVHEPQPHLNGVHTVFGQVVEGMDTVLRIRQGDVMKEVKVWEE is encoded by the coding sequence ATGAAAAAAGCTAGCATTGAATTTGAAAATGGTGAAAAAATTGTTATCGAGTTATTTCCAAATGAAGCACCTGGAACAGTAGAAAACTTCGAAAAGCTTGCAAAAGAAGGCTTTTATGATGGGCTTACTTTCCACCGTGTAATTCAAGGATTCGTAGCTCAAGGTGGATGCCCAACTGGGACTGGTACGGGTGGACCTGGGTATTCTATCAAATGTGAAACAGCAGGAAATCCTCATAAACATGTGGCTGGTTCTTTATCTATGGCACATGCTGGTAAAGATACTGGTGGAAGCCAATTCTTTATCGTTCATGAACCACAACCACATTTAAACGGTGTACATACAGTGTTTGGACAAGTAGTTGAAGGAATGGATACAGTTCTTCGTATACGTCAAGGCGATGTAATGAAGGAAGTAAAGGTTTGGGAAGAATAA
- the ribD gene encoding bifunctional diaminohydroxyphosphoribosylaminopyrimidine deaminase/5-amino-6-(5-phosphoribosylamino)uracil reductase RibD — protein MLDVDYMDLAINVARAGIGQTSPNPVVGAVVVNDNRVVGIGAHLRAGEPHAEVHAIRMAGEKAVNSTIYVTLEPCSHYGKTPPCAELLINSKVKRVVIATTDPNPLVAGKGIKLLKDAGISVEVGVRKEEADALNKVFYHTMSSKLPFVTLKAAISLDGKIATSTGESKWITGETARLDVHKLRHQHDAILVGVGTVIADNPSLTTRLPNGGKNPIRVILDTYLRTPIDAKIVNDGEAETIIIVSNQVEDKKKDLYQTKGVKILSLETKNIVIRDVLALLSTLGITSVFVEGGAQVNGSFVKEKAVNQVITYIAPKIIGGNNAPGSIGGSGFEKMSEVLQLSIESVEQLGEDIKVIAVPKEQI, from the coding sequence ATGCTAGATGTAGATTATATGGATCTTGCTATAAATGTGGCCCGTGCAGGTATAGGTCAAACCTCTCCTAATCCTGTTGTTGGTGCCGTGGTCGTTAATGATAATCGTGTGGTTGGTATTGGGGCTCATTTAAGAGCAGGTGAACCCCATGCCGAGGTTCATGCGATTAGAATGGCCGGAGAAAAAGCGGTGAATTCAACTATATACGTCACACTTGAGCCTTGTAGCCATTATGGAAAAACTCCTCCATGTGCTGAGTTATTAATAAACAGTAAAGTGAAGCGGGTGGTCATTGCCACTACAGACCCTAATCCCCTTGTTGCAGGAAAAGGGATTAAACTTCTTAAAGATGCAGGCATAAGTGTAGAAGTTGGGGTTCGTAAAGAAGAAGCAGATGCTCTTAATAAAGTTTTTTATCATACGATGAGTTCAAAGCTTCCGTTTGTTACGTTAAAAGCAGCCATTAGTCTTGACGGCAAGATTGCCACATCTACAGGAGAAAGTAAATGGATAACTGGAGAAACAGCAAGATTAGATGTACATAAATTAAGACACCAGCATGATGCAATATTAGTTGGGGTCGGTACAGTGATTGCTGATAATCCAAGCTTAACAACACGTCTACCTAATGGTGGGAAAAATCCAATACGCGTTATTTTAGATACCTATCTGAGGACACCAATAGATGCGAAAATCGTAAATGATGGTGAAGCTGAAACAATCATCATCGTAAGTAATCAGGTTGAAGATAAAAAGAAAGACTTATATCAAACAAAAGGGGTTAAAATCCTCTCACTTGAAACAAAAAATATAGTGATTCGTGATGTACTTGCTTTGTTAAGTACACTTGGTATTACTTCAGTTTTTGTTGAGGGCGGGGCCCAGGTGAATGGTAGTTTTGTAAAAGAAAAGGCTGTAAATCAAGTTATCACATATATTGCCCCAAAAATAATTGGTGGTAACAATGCACCAGGTTCAATTGGTGGGAGTGGTTTTGAAAAAATGTCTGAAGTACTCCAATTGTCTATCGAATCGGTCGAACAACTTGGCGAAGATATTAAAGTGATAGCTGTTCCAAAGGAGCAAATATAA
- the ribE gene encoding riboflavin synthase, whose product MFTGIIEEIGTVKNISSTGEAIVMKIGATKILRDVNLGDSISVNGVCLTVTSFGSSEFTVDIMPETVRASSLKSLQRNSKVNLERAMSANGRFGGHFVSGHVDGIGTIVKKEPQANAVYYEIEVADALRRYLLFKGSVAVDGTSLTIFGLTEKTFTISLIPHTMSETVLGSKGVGEIVNIECDMLGKYLEQFVQRATTPNNHRNSSITSSFLEEHGYK is encoded by the coding sequence ATGTTTACTGGAATTATAGAAGAAATAGGTACTGTAAAAAACATATCGTCAACTGGTGAAGCGATTGTCATGAAGATTGGAGCTACCAAAATATTACGTGATGTAAACCTGGGTGACAGTATCTCAGTTAATGGTGTTTGTCTCACTGTGACATCTTTTGGTTCATCTGAATTTACAGTTGATATCATGCCTGAAACTGTTAGAGCTTCATCACTTAAATCTTTACAACGTAACTCCAAAGTTAACCTGGAAAGAGCAATGAGCGCAAATGGGCGCTTTGGAGGCCACTTTGTTTCAGGCCATGTTGATGGTATTGGTACGATCGTAAAAAAAGAACCTCAAGCGAATGCCGTTTACTATGAAATTGAAGTAGCAGATGCTCTTCGAAGGTATTTATTATTTAAAGGGTCTGTGGCTGTAGATGGTACAAGTTTAACTATCTTTGGTTTAACCGAGAAAACCTTTACGATTTCACTAATACCACATACGATGTCTGAGACTGTCTTGGGCTCTAAGGGTGTTGGAGAAATAGTTAATATTGAATGTGACATGCTAGGAAAATATTTAGAACAATTTGTACAGCGCGCAACAACACCGAATAACCATAGAAATTCATCGATAACTTCAAGTTTCTTAGAGGAGCATGGATACAAATAA
- a CDS encoding bifunctional 3,4-dihydroxy-2-butanone-4-phosphate synthase/GTP cyclohydrolase II has translation MFDPIEEAIYELMQGNVVIVCDDEDRENEGDFVSIVEKTTPETINFMIKHGRGLVCTPITEELAKKLDLNPMVSHNTDPHGTAFTVSIDYKSTTTGISAHERATTIQQLINPNTKAVDFKRPGHIFPLIAKPGGVLRRAGHTEAAVDLARLCGAEPAGVICEIINEDGSMARVPDLRKIADEFNLKMITIKDLISYRNRKEKLVKREVEIQMPTEFGEFKAVGYSNVIDGKEHVALVKGEVDTEKPILVRVHSECLTGDVFGSNRCDCGPQLHAALSQIEKEGTGILLYMRQEGRGIGLLNKMKAYKLQEEGYDTVEANEKLGFAPDLRDYGIGAQILKDLGVTKMKLLTNNPRKITGLKGYELEVVDRVPLQMEAKVENENYLKTKHSKLGHMFHF, from the coding sequence ATGTTTGATCCAATTGAGGAAGCCATATATGAATTAATGCAGGGGAATGTTGTCATCGTTTGTGATGATGAGGATCGGGAAAATGAAGGTGACTTTGTTTCGATAGTAGAAAAAACAACGCCAGAGACAATAAACTTTATGATAAAGCACGGAAGAGGGTTGGTTTGTACACCAATTACAGAGGAATTGGCTAAAAAGTTAGACCTTAATCCAATGGTAAGTCATAATACGGACCCGCATGGTACTGCTTTTACAGTAAGTATCGATTACAAATCGACAACAACAGGCATTAGTGCTCATGAACGCGCAACAACAATTCAACAATTAATAAACCCTAATACAAAAGCAGTTGATTTTAAGAGACCAGGTCATATTTTTCCTCTTATCGCTAAACCAGGTGGAGTATTAAGAAGGGCAGGTCACACTGAAGCCGCGGTAGATCTTGCACGATTATGTGGAGCAGAGCCTGCTGGAGTTATATGTGAAATCATAAATGAAGATGGATCGATGGCCAGAGTACCTGATCTTCGAAAAATTGCAGATGAATTTAATTTAAAGATGATTACGATAAAAGATTTAATCAGTTATCGTAATCGCAAAGAAAAGCTTGTAAAAAGAGAAGTTGAAATTCAAATGCCAACAGAGTTTGGCGAATTTAAAGCAGTAGGTTATTCAAATGTTATTGATGGTAAAGAACATGTTGCCTTAGTAAAGGGAGAAGTGGACACTGAGAAACCAATTCTAGTTAGAGTTCATTCTGAGTGTCTTACTGGAGATGTATTTGGGTCTAATCGATGTGATTGTGGGCCTCAGTTACATGCTGCATTATCTCAAATTGAAAAAGAGGGAACTGGTATTTTACTATATATGCGACAGGAAGGCCGCGGTATCGGCTTACTTAATAAGATGAAAGCATATAAGCTGCAAGAAGAAGGCTATGATACAGTTGAAGCTAATGAGAAGCTTGGATTTGCTCCTGATTTAAGGGACTACGGTATTGGTGCACAAATCCTAAAGGACTTGGGTGTCACGAAAATGAAGCTACTTACCAATAACCCAAGAAAGATTACTGGTTTAAAAGGGTATGAGTTAGAAGTAGTGGATAGAGTCCCTTTACAAATGGAAGCTAAAGTTGAAAATGAAAACTATCTAAAAACAAAACATTCAAAATTAGGTCATATGTTTCATTTTTAA
- the ribE gene encoding 6,7-dimethyl-8-ribityllumazine synthase, with the protein MGNLFEGNLVGTGLKVGIVVARFNEFITSKLLDGALDALKRHGVQEADIDVAWVPGAFEIPLIAKKMAMTDKYDAVITLGTVIRGATTHYDYVCNEVAKGVSATMLSTGKPVIFGVLTTETIEQAIERAGTKAGNKGWEVAVSAIEMANLSRSITN; encoded by the coding sequence ATGGGAAATTTATTTGAAGGTAATTTAGTAGGTACTGGTTTAAAAGTTGGAATTGTAGTTGCTCGTTTTAATGAGTTTATTACAAGCAAATTATTAGATGGAGCACTTGATGCGTTAAAGAGGCATGGAGTTCAAGAAGCAGACATCGATGTTGCTTGGGTGCCAGGAGCGTTTGAAATTCCGTTAATAGCAAAAAAGATGGCGATGACTGATAAATATGACGCAGTTATTACATTAGGTACAGTAATTCGTGGAGCTACAACACATTATGATTACGTTTGTAATGAGGTTGCTAAGGGTGTCTCAGCTACAATGCTTTCAACAGGAAAACCTGTAATATTCGGTGTTCTAACTACAGAAACGATTGAACAAGCGATTGAACGAGCTGGTACTAAAGCAGGGAATAAGGGATGGGAAGTGGCTGTTTCTGCTATTGAGATGGCTAATCTTTCAAGATCGATTACAAACTAA
- a CDS encoding GNAT family N-acetyltransferase: MLIRYKKNYEKIAMGLLSFMPTEKELKKLQQTMKEYETEDSKQLFLWKEEDITGIIGITILENGDAIIQHISVNPSHRHQGIGKMMVKAIKDSLPGKVVTSNEHTASFLEKCEVEGC, from the coding sequence ATGTTAATTCGTTATAAAAAGAATTATGAAAAGATTGCGATGGGTCTTCTTTCGTTTATGCCAACTGAAAAAGAGTTGAAAAAGTTACAGCAAACAATGAAGGAATATGAGACAGAAGATTCAAAACAACTGTTTCTGTGGAAGGAAGAAGATATCACAGGAATTATCGGAATAACAATTCTTGAAAATGGTGATGCCATCATTCAGCATATCAGTGTTAATCCATCACACAGACATCAAGGAATTGGCAAAATGATGGTGAAGGCGATTAAGGACTCGTTACCAGGTAAAGTTGTAACATCAAATGAACATACGGCTTCTTTCTTAGAGAAATGTGAAGTAGAAGGTTGCTAG
- a CDS encoding DUF309 domain-containing protein codes for MYPEAYRQFLFHFHGDRDYFECHEVLEEYWKEDAPPERKQYWVGLIQLAVGLYHQRRENFSGAYRMIKNSLSIIKTEEKMILKLGIDYQKLITLLEERLSEIKLKKPYTSINLPITDNNLLTDCIQNCKKQGLQWGLTNAPTDEYIINKHKLRDRSDVIEERDRQMEIKKKR; via the coding sequence ATGTACCCAGAAGCATATCGTCAATTTCTCTTTCATTTCCATGGAGACCGAGACTATTTTGAGTGTCATGAGGTTTTAGAGGAGTATTGGAAAGAGGATGCTCCACCTGAACGCAAGCAATATTGGGTTGGGTTAATCCAGTTGGCAGTTGGTTTATATCACCAACGTCGAGAAAACTTTTCCGGAGCCTATCGTATGATCAAAAATTCATTATCCATCATTAAAACCGAAGAGAAAATGATTTTAAAACTTGGTATAGATTATCAAAAACTGATTACTCTTCTGGAAGAACGGCTCTCTGAAATCAAACTAAAGAAACCATACACCTCTATTAACTTACCAATTACTGATAACAATCTCTTGACCGATTGTATCCAAAACTGCAAGAAACAAGGACTTCAATGGGGATTAACCAATGCTCCCACAGATGAATACATCATAAACAAACATAAACTGAGAGATCGCAGTGATGTGATTGAAGAACGAGATAGACAAATGGAGATTAAGAAAAAAAGGTAA
- a CDS encoding YjcZ family sporulation protein has translation MGDTGYKFGGGFALIVVLFILLIIVGASWY, from the coding sequence ATGGGAGACACTGGATATAAATTTGGCGGCGGTTTCGCGTTAATTGTAGTATTATTCATTTTATTAATTATTGTAGGTGCTTCTTGGTACTAA
- a CDS encoding segregation/condensation protein A translates to MQYSVKIDAFEGPLDLLLHLINRLEIDIYDIPVAKITEQYMYYIQAMQELKLDVASEYLVMAATLLALKSKMLLPKTEEELIDDDLELQLEEDPREELMRRLIEYRKYKEAANDLKVLEEERGQVFTKAPSDLSEFTVEVKVESHPLDVSLYDMLGAYQKLLRRKKLQKPLHTKIARQDISIERRMDEILEELRGISGRISFNDLFPYHDKVHTVVTFLAILELMKKDVIKIEQENNFADIMISGKEGR, encoded by the coding sequence GTGCAATACAGTGTAAAAATAGATGCTTTTGAAGGGCCATTGGACCTTTTATTACACTTAATAAATCGATTAGAGATTGATATTTACGATATACCTGTAGCGAAAATTACTGAACAATATATGTATTACATACAGGCTATGCAAGAACTAAAGCTCGATGTAGCAAGTGAATATTTAGTAATGGCAGCTACTCTTCTTGCGTTAAAAAGCAAGATGCTTTTGCCAAAAACTGAAGAAGAGTTAATAGATGATGATCTTGAATTACAATTAGAGGAAGACCCAAGAGAAGAACTTATGAGGCGACTTATCGAATATCGTAAATACAAGGAAGCTGCCAATGACCTTAAAGTGTTAGAGGAAGAGAGAGGTCAGGTATTTACTAAAGCCCCAAGTGATTTAAGTGAATTTACGGTCGAAGTAAAAGTGGAAAGTCACCCTCTAGATGTTAGCTTGTACGATATGCTAGGTGCTTATCAAAAACTGTTACGAAGAAAGAAACTTCAAAAACCACTCCACACTAAGATTGCCCGCCAGGATATTTCGATTGAAAGAAGAATGGACGAGATACTAGAGGAGTTAAGAGGAATTTCGGGTAGGATTAGCTTTAATGATCTGTTCCCTTATCATGACAAAGTCCATACAGTGGTAACATTTTTGGCGATTCTTGAACTTATGAAAAAAGATGTAATAAAGATTGAACAAGAAAATAACTTTGCAGATATTATGATCTCAGGTAAGGAAGGAAGATGA